Proteins from a genomic interval of Treponema brennaborense DSM 12168:
- a CDS encoding YkgJ family cysteine cluster protein has product MLDSSKYEGTQIQSVLEGMDAVYAHIDEAQADWKRATPAPCPDGCGQCCVGFEPEIGDAEVQYLAAWLLEHQSEVARQIVSGEFSVRPGVRDDGCIFFDPDSAYHCTVYGGRALICRLFGYCGDHGKDGRLRWKPCKFNANVPESAAVQYSAETMQRCFGALPPDMAAVSAHVEALVPGGNGNVKPLREAVPEALAKLRLVLRFLTGPGFDSPEPEPNAPQPLAS; this is encoded by the coding sequence ATGCTAGACAGTTCAAAATATGAAGGAACGCAGATTCAATCCGTACTTGAGGGAATGGACGCGGTGTACGCGCATATCGACGAAGCGCAAGCTGACTGGAAACGGGCGACGCCCGCTCCGTGTCCCGACGGCTGCGGGCAGTGCTGCGTCGGTTTCGAGCCTGAAATAGGGGATGCGGAAGTGCAGTATCTGGCCGCGTGGCTTTTGGAGCATCAAAGCGAAGTTGCCCGGCAGATCGTTTCCGGTGAATTCAGTGTGCGCCCGGGTGTGCGCGACGACGGCTGCATATTTTTTGATCCCGATTCCGCCTATCACTGTACCGTGTACGGCGGCCGGGCGCTGATTTGCCGGCTGTTCGGTTACTGCGGCGATCACGGAAAGGACGGTCGTCTCCGCTGGAAACCGTGCAAGTTCAATGCGAACGTTCCGGAATCGGCCGCCGTTCAATATTCGGCGGAAACGATGCAGCGGTGCTTCGGCGCGTTACCGCCCGATATGGCGGCCGTTTCGGCACACGTGGAAGCGTTGGTTCCCGGCGGAAACGGAAACGTGAAGCCGCTGCGTGAAGCCGTGCCGGAAGCTCTTGCCAAACTTCGCCTGGTTCTGCGCTTTTTGACCGGCCCCGGCTTCGACAGTCCCGAACCGGAACCGAACGCGCCGCAGCCGCTCGCTTCGTAA